Proteins co-encoded in one Carassius carassius chromosome 35, fCarCar2.1, whole genome shotgun sequence genomic window:
- the LOC132115844 gene encoding sine oculis-binding protein homolog B-like isoform X1, producing MPEMETERPAENKRSRKPAHPVRRDVRQEMKSFAESTMNELLGWYGYDSVDQQDSDRAKHKHTSVLKENSVPKPHSSSSSSSSEALRSGEKASPASPSSSSHSSLPRVKEQSMNVIVPLIKPSAAEDEQSEPIVCVWCQKEGMKRYSLLMGSELKSFCSEKCFAACRRAFFKHNKARDEDRHGDQSPPPGQMLDTPSRLLLKINNNTRVCDWCKHMRHTKEYLDFGSGEERLQFCSTKCLNQYKMEVFYREARAALSGSGSAHKDEEDRPKTAVVENQKLLTPEAWDRPEKTLSPRSPPQQTPISTPQPRIQTSVSPSSPARPSHVTPEQPRPPQMPLPFVRPPLQAHGLRSPASHPPHPLSPIQRASFAPPPLLQPFPAPYMPFHPAYPPPLPPPWPQPMMLSPYPVFVPIPVPIPIPIPFFSQMGHTGVIRKLQEQEEERTLDPGHSEEPNKTVKTERCASPLTSERQVIQCLHKHPVKDETHTRESPMHKALYTSVVMPTASRIVTPASLYSLARSTAIQAASFSLDSSSPSPLSDGEDVKENSCLGGRDDGSTNHWSAEQTDCLSDQSKESQREEDVPQDVEHTYARSIPPKLREKNTQTHLYTQAQTWEKNTDLGSEASGRDDPEPAVKRRCLRIRDQIK from the exons ATGCCCGAGATGGAGACGGAGCGACCTGCGGAGAACAAGCGCAGCCGGAAACCTGCTCACCCGGTGCGGAGAGACGTGCGTCAGGAGATGAAG agcTTTGCTGAGAGCACCATGAATGAGTTGTTGGGATGGTACGGCTATGATTCAGTGGATCAGCAGGACTCAGACCGagccaaacacaaacacacatctgttCTCAAAG AGAACTCCGTGCCAAAGCCACACTCCtcatcctcatcttcctcatcagaGGCGCTCAGAAGCGGTGAGAAGGCATCTCCGGCGTCTCCGTCTTCATCGTCACACTCTTCCTTGCCGCGTGTGAAGGAGCAGAGCATGAATGTCATCGTGCCGCTCATCAAACCTTCAGCCG CGGAGGACGAGCAGAGCGAGCCGATCGTCTGCGTCTGGTGTCAGAAGGAGGGCATGAAGCGCTATTCTCTGCTCATGGGCTCCGAGCTCAAGAGCTTCTGCAGTGAGAAGTGTTTCGCTGCGTGTCGACGCGCCTTCTTCAAACACAACAAG GCTCGAGATGAGGATCGTCATGGCGACCAGTCTCCGCCCCCTGGCCAGATGCTGGACACGCCCTCAAGACTTCTGctgaagataaacaacaacacgCGT gtGTGTGATTGGTGTAAACACATGCGTCACACTAAAGAATACCTGGACTTCGGTTCGGGCGAGGAGCGCCTGCAGTTCTGCAGCACCAAATGCCTGAACCAGTACAAGATGGAAGTGTTTTACCGGGAAGCTCGTGCTGCCCTCTCCGGCTCTGGCTCCGCCCACAAAGATGAAGAGGACCGCCCCAAAACGGCTGTGGTGGAAAACCAGAAACTCCTGACCCCGGAGGCCTGGGACAGACCAGAGAAAACCCTCTCGCCTCGAAGCCCGCCGCAACAAACACCCATCTCCACGCCGCAGCCAAGGATTCAGACCAGCGTATCGCCCTCTTCTCCAGCTCGCCCGTCTCATGTTACTCCAGAACAGCCACGCCCACCTCAGATGCCCCTCCCCTTTGTGCGGCCACCCCTCCAGGCCCATGGCCTGCGAAGCCCCGCCTCTCACCCGCCTCACCCCCTCAGCCCTATCCAGAGGGCTTCCTTTGCCCCGCCTCCTCTCCTCCAGCCCTTCCCCGCCCCTTACATGCCCTTCCACCCGGCGTACCCGCCCCCTTTACCCCCGCCCTGGCCGCAGCCCATGATGTTATCACCCTATCCAGTTTTTGTGCCAATCCCAGTGCCGATTCCCATTCCCATCCCTTTTTTCTCTCAAATGGGCCACACAGGAGTCATTCGAAAGCttcaggagcaggaggaggagCGTACGCTCGATCCGGGTCACTCGGAGGAGCCCAACAAAACTGTAAAGACGGAGCGATGCGCTTCTCCTCTCACGTCGGAGCGACAGGTGATTCAGTGTCTACACAAACACCCAGTGAAAGACGAAACTCACACGCGTGAATCTCCAATGCACAAAGCACTTTACACGTCTGTTGTCATGCCGACGGCATCCAGAATAGTCACTCCCGCCTCTTTGTACTCATTGGCTCGTTCGACCGCCATACAAGCCGCCTCGTTCTCACTGGACAGCTCCTCTCCGTCTCCTCTCTCCGACGGTGAAGATGTGAAGGAGAACAGCTGTTTGGGTGGACGGGACGACGGCTCGACCAATCACTGGTCAGCAGAGCAGACGGACTGCCTGAGCGACCAATCAAAAGAGAGCCAGAGGGAGGAGGACGTGCCGCAGGATGTAGAGCACACCTACGCACGGTCCATACCGCCCAAACTACGcgagaaaaacacacaaacacatttatacaCTCAGGCACAAACCTGGGAGAAAAACACAGATCTGGGATCTGAGGCGAGTGGACGAGACGATCCAGAACCAGCCGTGAAGAGACGATGCTTGAGAATCAGAGACCAGATCAAATGA
- the LOC132115844 gene encoding sine oculis-binding protein homolog B-like isoform X2, which yields MPEMETERPAENKRSRKPAHPVRRDVRQEMKSFAESTMNELLGWYGYDSVDQQDSDRAKHKHTSVLKEALRSGEKASPASPSSSSHSSLPRVKEQSMNVIVPLIKPSAAEDEQSEPIVCVWCQKEGMKRYSLLMGSELKSFCSEKCFAACRRAFFKHNKARDEDRHGDQSPPPGQMLDTPSRLLLKINNNTRVCDWCKHMRHTKEYLDFGSGEERLQFCSTKCLNQYKMEVFYREARAALSGSGSAHKDEEDRPKTAVVENQKLLTPEAWDRPEKTLSPRSPPQQTPISTPQPRIQTSVSPSSPARPSHVTPEQPRPPQMPLPFVRPPLQAHGLRSPASHPPHPLSPIQRASFAPPPLLQPFPAPYMPFHPAYPPPLPPPWPQPMMLSPYPVFVPIPVPIPIPIPFFSQMGHTGVIRKLQEQEEERTLDPGHSEEPNKTVKTERCASPLTSERQVIQCLHKHPVKDETHTRESPMHKALYTSVVMPTASRIVTPASLYSLARSTAIQAASFSLDSSSPSPLSDGEDVKENSCLGGRDDGSTNHWSAEQTDCLSDQSKESQREEDVPQDVEHTYARSIPPKLREKNTQTHLYTQAQTWEKNTDLGSEASGRDDPEPAVKRRCLRIRDQIK from the exons ATGCCCGAGATGGAGACGGAGCGACCTGCGGAGAACAAGCGCAGCCGGAAACCTGCTCACCCGGTGCGGAGAGACGTGCGTCAGGAGATGAAG agcTTTGCTGAGAGCACCATGAATGAGTTGTTGGGATGGTACGGCTATGATTCAGTGGATCAGCAGGACTCAGACCGagccaaacacaaacacacatctgttCTCAAAG aGGCGCTCAGAAGCGGTGAGAAGGCATCTCCGGCGTCTCCGTCTTCATCGTCACACTCTTCCTTGCCGCGTGTGAAGGAGCAGAGCATGAATGTCATCGTGCCGCTCATCAAACCTTCAGCCG CGGAGGACGAGCAGAGCGAGCCGATCGTCTGCGTCTGGTGTCAGAAGGAGGGCATGAAGCGCTATTCTCTGCTCATGGGCTCCGAGCTCAAGAGCTTCTGCAGTGAGAAGTGTTTCGCTGCGTGTCGACGCGCCTTCTTCAAACACAACAAG GCTCGAGATGAGGATCGTCATGGCGACCAGTCTCCGCCCCCTGGCCAGATGCTGGACACGCCCTCAAGACTTCTGctgaagataaacaacaacacgCGT gtGTGTGATTGGTGTAAACACATGCGTCACACTAAAGAATACCTGGACTTCGGTTCGGGCGAGGAGCGCCTGCAGTTCTGCAGCACCAAATGCCTGAACCAGTACAAGATGGAAGTGTTTTACCGGGAAGCTCGTGCTGCCCTCTCCGGCTCTGGCTCCGCCCACAAAGATGAAGAGGACCGCCCCAAAACGGCTGTGGTGGAAAACCAGAAACTCCTGACCCCGGAGGCCTGGGACAGACCAGAGAAAACCCTCTCGCCTCGAAGCCCGCCGCAACAAACACCCATCTCCACGCCGCAGCCAAGGATTCAGACCAGCGTATCGCCCTCTTCTCCAGCTCGCCCGTCTCATGTTACTCCAGAACAGCCACGCCCACCTCAGATGCCCCTCCCCTTTGTGCGGCCACCCCTCCAGGCCCATGGCCTGCGAAGCCCCGCCTCTCACCCGCCTCACCCCCTCAGCCCTATCCAGAGGGCTTCCTTTGCCCCGCCTCCTCTCCTCCAGCCCTTCCCCGCCCCTTACATGCCCTTCCACCCGGCGTACCCGCCCCCTTTACCCCCGCCCTGGCCGCAGCCCATGATGTTATCACCCTATCCAGTTTTTGTGCCAATCCCAGTGCCGATTCCCATTCCCATCCCTTTTTTCTCTCAAATGGGCCACACAGGAGTCATTCGAAAGCttcaggagcaggaggaggagCGTACGCTCGATCCGGGTCACTCGGAGGAGCCCAACAAAACTGTAAAGACGGAGCGATGCGCTTCTCCTCTCACGTCGGAGCGACAGGTGATTCAGTGTCTACACAAACACCCAGTGAAAGACGAAACTCACACGCGTGAATCTCCAATGCACAAAGCACTTTACACGTCTGTTGTCATGCCGACGGCATCCAGAATAGTCACTCCCGCCTCTTTGTACTCATTGGCTCGTTCGACCGCCATACAAGCCGCCTCGTTCTCACTGGACAGCTCCTCTCCGTCTCCTCTCTCCGACGGTGAAGATGTGAAGGAGAACAGCTGTTTGGGTGGACGGGACGACGGCTCGACCAATCACTGGTCAGCAGAGCAGACGGACTGCCTGAGCGACCAATCAAAAGAGAGCCAGAGGGAGGAGGACGTGCCGCAGGATGTAGAGCACACCTACGCACGGTCCATACCGCCCAAACTACGcgagaaaaacacacaaacacatttatacaCTCAGGCACAAACCTGGGAGAAAAACACAGATCTGGGATCTGAGGCGAGTGGACGAGACGATCCAGAACCAGCCGTGAAGAGACGATGCTTGAGAATCAGAGACCAGATCAAATGA
- the LOC132115845 gene encoding microtubule-associated protein RP/EB family member 3-like yields MAVNVYSTSMTIENLSRHDMLAWVNDSLHFSYTKIEQLGSGAAYCQFMDMLFPGCILLKRVKFQAKLEHDYIQNFKVLQSAFKRINVDKIIPVERLVKGRFQDNFEFLQWFKKFFDANYDGKEYDPQLARQSHDATPPAHNPGEVTPHQRAAGPQRTSPTVPKTMPIPPRPINSTPSTGTRRNIPMSRNGGGDAEIMELNQQQTALKLKVNGLETERDFYFGKLRDIELICQENECDSNPVLGKIMEVLYATEDGFVPPEDEEIEEQSRDQDEY; encoded by the exons ATGGCGGTGAACGTTTACTCCACATCTATGACCATCGAGAACCTGAGCAGACATGACATGCTGGCCTGGGTCAACGACTCTCTGCACTTCAGCTACACCAAGATCGAGCAGCTGGGCTCAG GTGCGGCCTACTGCCAGTTCATGGACATGCTGTTCCCCGGCTGTATCCTGCTGAAGAGGGTCAAGTTCCAGGCCAAACTGGAGCACGACTACATCCAAAACTTCAAAGTGCTGCAGTCGGCCTTCAAGAGGATAAACGTGGACAAG ATCATTCCTGTGGAGAGGCTCGTCAAGGGCAGGTTTCAGGACAACTTCGAGTTCCTTCAGTGGTTTAAGAAGTTCTTCGACGCCAACTATGACGGGAAAGAGTACGATCCTCAGTTAGCACGACAGAGCCACGACGCCACGCCTCCAGCACACAACCCAGGTGAAGTCACCCCCCACCAGAGAGcagcag GACCCCAGCGGACGTCACCAACGGTCCCCAAAACTATGCCCATCCCCCCACGCCCCATAAACTCCACCCCCTCCACCGGAACACGGAGGAACATACCGATGTCACGGAACGGAGGCGGCGACGCCGAGATCATGGAGCTCAACCAGCAG CAGACGGCGCTGAAGCTGAAAGTCAACGGtttggagacagagagagatttttACTTCGGTAAACTGCGAGACATCGAGCTGATCTGTCAGGAGAACGAGTGCGACAGCAACCCTGTCCTCGGCAAAATCATGGAGGTGCTCTACGccacagag gatGGTTTTGTGCCTCCGGAGGACGAGGAGATTGAGGAACAGTCGCGGGACCAGGATGAATACTGA